The Drosophila bipectinata strain 14024-0381.07 chromosome 2L, DbipHiC1v2, whole genome shotgun sequence genome has a segment encoding these proteins:
- the LOC108125521 gene encoding protamine: MDKRIFDDYLNSVGSDESIQSVIEPSTEGMLTGKSCKAKKKPTCARKQKKCAKPKKTCKSKPKKTCKPGPIMNNGYLNFVRAYREKHCNMKPQELIRRAARAWCRLSEEKKDIYRRMACKVTTSERHKRRKVCNPEKCEKS; this comes from the exons ATGGACAAGAGAATCTTTGACGATTACTTGAACTCGGTGGGATCTGACGAGAGCATCCAGTCCGTGATCGAGCCCTCCACCGAAGGTATGCTGACAGGGAAATCTTGCAAAGCCAAGAAAAAGCCTACATGTGCCCGGAAGCAAAAAAAGTGCGCAAAGCCTAAGAAGACGTGCAAGTCAAAACCTAAGAAAACCTGCAAGCCCGGTCCCATTATGAATAATGGGTACTTAAACTTTGTGCGTGCTTACCGGGAAAAGCACTGCAATATGAAACCCCAAGAACTGATTAGAAGGGCGGCCAGAGCCTGGTGCCGTTTATCAGAGGAAAAGAAAGATATATACCGCCGAATG GCTTGCAAAGTTACTACTAGTGAAAGACATAAAAGACGAAAAGTGTGCAATCCTGAAAAATGCGAGAAATCTTAG